A DNA window from Roseovarius sp. Pro17 contains the following coding sequences:
- the fghA gene encoding S-formylglutathione hydrolase yields METNSENACFGGTQGVYTHASQATGTDMTFGLFLPAEAKDGPVPVLWFLAGLTCTHENAMTKAGAQGWAAEQGIALVFPDTSPRGDGVANDDAFDMGQGAGFYVNATQEPWAKHFKMWDYVAEELPALIGAEFALDMDRQAITGHSMGGHGALTLAMGLPGRFRSVSAFSPICNPSDSDWGRKQLTGYLGEDKSKWAAHDASLLMAEKGFDGPILVDTGTSDQFMDLLRPETLAQATAARRQQAILRMQPGYDHSYFFISTFMEDHVTFHAEALYAG; encoded by the coding sequence ATGGAAACGAACTCGGAAAACGCCTGTTTCGGAGGAACACAGGGGGTCTATACCCACGCCTCGCAGGCCACCGGCACAGACATGACCTTTGGCCTTTTCCTGCCCGCCGAGGCCAAGGATGGCCCGGTTCCGGTGCTGTGGTTTCTGGCGGGCCTGACCTGCACGCATGAGAACGCCATGACCAAGGCCGGCGCGCAGGGCTGGGCCGCCGAGCAGGGCATCGCGCTGGTATTCCCGGACACCTCGCCGCGTGGCGACGGTGTCGCGAATGACGACGCGTTCGACATGGGGCAAGGCGCGGGGTTCTACGTGAACGCCACGCAAGAACCTTGGGCCAAGCATTTCAAGATGTGGGACTACGTTGCCGAAGAGCTGCCCGCGCTGATCGGAGCAGAGTTCGCGTTGGATATGGACCGTCAGGCGATCACCGGCCACTCGATGGGCGGGCATGGCGCACTAACGCTGGCGATGGGCCTGCCGGGGCGGTTCCGGTCAGTCTCGGCGTTTTCGCCGATCTGCAACCCGTCGGACAGCGACTGGGGTCGCAAGCAGCTGACCGGCTATCTGGGCGAAGACAAAAGCAAATGGGCCGCGCATGATGCGAGCCTTTTGATGGCGGAAAAGGGCTTTGACGGTCCCATTCTGGTGGATACCGGCACCAGCGATCAATTTATGGACCTGCTGCGCCCCGAGACGCTGGCCCAAGCCACCGCTGCGCGCCGCCAGCAAGCGATCCTCAGGATGCAGCCGGGCTATGATCACAGCTATTTCTTTATCTCTACCTTCATGGAGGATCATGTGACCTTCCACGCCGAGGCGCTTTATGCGGGATGA
- the sthA gene encoding Si-specific NAD(P)(+) transhydrogenase, which yields MEHYDLIVIGSGPSGRSAAIQAGKLNRRVLVIDRKDRLGGVSAHTGTIPSKTLRETVLNLSGWRERSFYGRAYRAKDDIGAEDLQSRLNKTIDYEVDVLEHQFNRNHVETLHGLASFVGPNEIEVQVDAGMATRLTADKFLIATGTKTHRPKTCPFNGTTVLDSDEFLKLETIPRSLTVIGAGVIGVEYATMFAALDVRVTMIEPRDTFLDFIDHTLIKDFTHQIRENGVDLRLGSPISKIEDAGRHIEVTLENGRHVRSDMLLYAAGRMGATAKLGLDKVGLKTDHRGRLDVDRRTYQTKVPHIYAAGDVIGHPSLASTALQQGRIAACHALETPTLPESPWFPYGIYSVPEISTCGMSEEEMNERGIPYEVGIARFRETSRGHIMGLEHGMLKMLFSLKTRRVLGVQIVGEGATELIHIAQAVLNLKGTVDYFVQNTFNYPTLAEAYKIAGLDAFNRMPIPEEYKVDRNKKKSPATK from the coding sequence ATGGAGCATTACGACCTGATCGTCATCGGATCTGGCCCTTCCGGCCGCTCGGCCGCGATCCAGGCGGGCAAGCTGAACCGCCGCGTTCTGGTCATCGACCGCAAGGACCGACTAGGGGGCGTGTCGGCCCATACCGGCACGATCCCGTCCAAAACCCTGCGCGAAACGGTGCTGAACCTGTCGGGCTGGCGCGAGCGCAGCTTTTACGGGCGCGCCTACCGGGCCAAGGACGACATCGGCGCCGAGGATTTGCAGTCACGCCTCAACAAGACCATCGACTACGAGGTCGACGTGCTGGAGCATCAGTTCAACCGCAACCACGTGGAAACGCTGCACGGCCTCGCCAGCTTTGTCGGGCCGAACGAAATCGAGGTGCAGGTGGACGCGGGCATGGCGACGCGCCTGACCGCCGACAAGTTCCTGATCGCCACGGGGACGAAAACCCACCGGCCCAAGACCTGCCCCTTTAACGGCACGACAGTGCTGGACAGCGACGAGTTTCTCAAGCTAGAGACGATCCCGCGCAGCCTGACAGTGATCGGCGCAGGCGTCATCGGGGTCGAGTATGCCACCATGTTCGCCGCGCTCGACGTGCGCGTGACCATGATTGAGCCGCGCGATACGTTCCTCGATTTCATCGACCACACTCTGATCAAGGACTTCACCCATCAGATCCGCGAGAATGGCGTCGATCTGCGCCTCGGCTCGCCCATCTCCAAGATTGAGGATGCAGGACGCCATATCGAGGTAACGCTGGAAAACGGTCGCCACGTGCGCAGCGATATGCTGCTCTATGCTGCCGGGCGCATGGGTGCTACGGCCAAGCTGGGTCTGGATAAGGTAGGGCTAAAGACGGACCATCGCGGGCGACTGGACGTGGACCGCAGGACCTATCAGACCAAGGTGCCGCATATCTACGCGGCGGGCGACGTGATCGGGCATCCCAGCCTCGCATCCACCGCACTGCAACAGGGGCGCATTGCGGCGTGTCATGCCCTGGAGACGCCGACATTGCCCGAAAGTCCATGGTTTCCCTACGGCATCTATTCGGTCCCCGAAATCAGCACTTGCGGCATGTCCGAAGAGGAAATGAACGAGCGCGGCATCCCCTACGAGGTCGGCATCGCGCGGTTCCGCGAAACGTCGCGCGGCCATATCATGGGGCTGGAGCATGGGATGCTCAAGATGCTGTTTTCGCTGAAAACCCGCCGGGTTCTGGGCGTGCAGATCGTCGGCGAGGGCGCGACCGAACTGATTCACATCGCGCAGGCGGTTCTGAACCTCAAGGGTACGGTGGACTATTTCGTGCAAAACACGTTCAACTACCCAACGCTGGCCGAGGCGTACAAAATCGCCGGGCTGGACGCGTTCAACAGAATGCCGATCCCCGAGGAGTACAAGGTCGATCGCAACAAGAAAAAATCTCCAGCCACAAAGTAG